The sequence below is a genomic window from Papio anubis isolate 15944 chromosome X, Panubis1.0, whole genome shotgun sequence.
GATGGGGAGGGTCAAAATGGAAATCTCTTATCTCTAgtgtgaaatgatttttttttttaagtttctgcttTTTCATACTCCCtgccctctttcttttccttaataaATCTTCTGTGTTTAAGATGTTGGCCTGAAGATCTGTCCCATTCATACCATGCACCAGCCGGGACTGTCCCTATCTGATCAGAGGGGAGATTAAAGAATCAATCTTCCCAGGGGAAAAGGGCCTTAAATTGTTTGGTCTTTTCAATGGCTGACACTGTCTCCaactctccccttcctcctttttcctcaaGCTTCCTATGCACCCTACTTTCCCAGGCCAGGATGGTTGGCACTGATCCCAAACCTCTGGGGGCAGGTGGAAATTGGCCGTGTTGAGCCATTTCTTCATGTCCATTCAGCTCTGAGGCCTTCCTGGCCCTAGCTGAGATCATCATCTCCtcctttgcttttttccccaGGAGTGAGGTTGGGTTAGAGGTGGATTCTGATTCTATAGCAGCTaaattccattctccctgtcctGACCATCCTGCCTTTACCCGTAAAGCACCCGTTCCTACTGACCAAATCTCTTTACCTTGTtggagaaaaaaagtattttgtttttaaatctattttctaaCTTAAATGCAATTTAATATGTAAATCTCTGCACTTTTGTGTGAGCCTACAAATGTGTATGTGTTGGGGGTTTTTCACTCTCTGGTATTTCTTAataaagaaatctttcttttggGGGGAAGCCAATTAATGAAGGAGCCTTGAGTGGTTTTAGAAATACAGGGCTGTCTGTTTCTTTGTGCTTCTGCCTCATTTCTTTACTTGTGCCTAGTGTGAGTGATtggcctccctcccccaccttttGACCCCCTTCCTCTGAGAGGGCCCCCAACTTAGTGGGGCAGAGAGAAGGACCTGTCCTGTGTCTGGTACCCCTCTGGGACCACTTGGATTGGCTCTAGTAGTAACCTAGCAACCCaacccccttccctctccccatggCCTGGCCCTATTAGTCCTTTTCTTCCAGCTCAGTTCATTTTATACTCCTGAGCTGGGACCAGGCCAGGGAAAATCACCAAGGGAGCACagtaaatggttttaaaaaaatgataatttgttCTCGTGCCTTGGTGCTACTAAAGAAGAGTCATGTTCCCAGTAATTCAAAAAGCATTTGTGTCAGTTTGGAGAATACATTCTAGGAATCTCTTGCTGTTCTTGGTGGTAGGCTTTAGAAACAATGTCAAAGGCTACAACTCTGAATATCGTTTGTTTTAAAGGATGCAAGCCCAgctcacaaaaaaagagaatcattATAAACTTTATGTTTGAGATTAATATGAAAGGGCAATGGGAACTGCAAATCTACATCAGTAAAACTTTCAATGTTCTATACGTTAATGTAGGTGGAAAAGACTGGTATAATTAGCTAGAcctaattattttacaaatgaacgcaaaatgtttttacagttttaatatATACACTGAATTTCCAGGAGTGCAACAACTGTGTACATTGGGGGAAGAGGATATTCTATTTTGTTCAAAACTTTACTAAGTAAGAGTTGCTCACAACTTTTGAAAATCATGTCACTGATGACAGTGCCATTCATGGGTATTTAAGTTGCCAATATAACATACCTGTATGAGTCTTCATTTATAGAGATTGCTTTCACACTGATATTACATATAGGTAGAAGCACCTCATACTCTATTATATGCTTTAGTATAGTCTTGCCTTAGGTATCTGTATATTGAAATACATATCCTATtacaaattactttttatttcttctttttagtctAATTAGTATATTATGTTACTATTCTTGAAATTATATGCATAAGCAGGTCATATTAACTATGAAGTTCATTTCAGGGTGGCAAAAGATGCATGCAAAATATGACATATACCAAGGGAGTGCTAGGGCTGCTAGTTTTGAGAATCGCTGGACTACATTATCTCAAGGGTTCCTTTCTAACCCTTAATATTTGGAAAGCTTGGAGAGATAATAAACATCCTCCTCCCCTCACACCcttaatgtgctttttaaaaatttaaagctcGTTTTTGAAAATTGGAGAAGTACAGAATAGTAAGATTTGAAAAAATCACCCATAACCTAATCACCAAGATGTCATAATCACCAGTAATGTTTTAGTGGATTTCTTGGTAGTCTTTTTTTCTGTGCACATGCTTTTTTAAACATAACTGGAATTCAACTGTAAATGTAGTTTCGTAAACCTGCTTTTTTAACTTAGTATTTTCCATATCATTAGAAAGtattgaaaacacttttttttttttttttttttttagacagggtttcactctgtcatccatgctgaagtgcagtggtgcaaatttcagctcactgcaacatccgcctcccaggctcacacaatcctcctgcctcagcctcccaggtagctgggactacaggcacgcgccaccaaagctggctaatttttttgtagagacggggtttcaccattttgccaggctggtttcaaactcctgacttcaagcaatccgcttgccttggtatcccaaagtgttgggattacaggcgtgagccactactcccagctgaaaatacttctttttttttgttgttgtttgaaaatACTTCTTAATGACTTTGTAACACGTACATGTCAGGCATTTAAGAGTTTCTGATTTTtcattattacaaataatgctgtgatgaacttCCTTAAATATGGGTGTGTCTGTGATTATTTCTTTAGGACAgattcctagaagtgggattATTGAGTCAAAGGGAATGCTCTTTTAAAGGCTCTTGATAAATATGGCCAAATTGCTTTACTGAAAGACTGTCCCTGTTTGTTTTGCCAGCAGTGTATCAGAGAAGACTCTAATCAACCCATGTCATTTAAACCTTTCGaagttttattttagcttttttgagacagagtcttctttgtcacccaggctggagtgcagcagcacgatcttggctcactgcattctccacctccggggttcaagtgattctcctgccttagcctcctgattagctgggactacaggtgtgcaccaccacacctggctaatttttatatttttagtggagatggggttttgccatgtcagccaggctggtctccaactcctgacctcaagtgatctgcccacctcggcctcccaaagtgctgggattacagatgtgagccaccgtgcctggcctgaacctATGGTAATTTGATAGTTGTAAACTTATATCTCAGTgttatttagtttatatttactTGATTAATAGTGAAGTTAAACACTTTCTGCACCTCTCCTCTGCCTTATGTTTAttaccatttgtatttcttctgcaAATTGTCCtaatcttttgtctatttttcctcaGGCGTTAAGGGGTTTTCTGATTGATTGATTAATAAATTAGAACTTAGAGCTCATACTTCACCATGGGCCAGGAAATGAAGGGGCCTTTGATTTAGAAGTGGCTTTACAACTCTGGAACCCAGAGTAGAATTACCTCCCTGACATTTCAAGTCCTTAACTTTCTTCATGCTCCCTTGTTTGCCTTATCACTGCCTTTTCTGCCAGCCCTTGCCCTTCTTCAGTTGTTTAGCTGTTCCAACTTGTTAGAAGGGTTGGGGTTTTCTGCCCAAATAGGAGACATGATGATTATTTGTCATAAAACACGGATGCTGTTGAACAACATAGCTTAAAGGAACATATTGATCATGTAGTctatgcttctctctctctctctctttttcccttaaaTTAAATACTGTAACTTACCCAGGGTCACATAGAGAGTTACTGTTAGAGCCAAGACCAGAACCCAGATGTACTGGCTCCCAGTCTAGAGAGCTTTCTGGCATAACTGATTGGTCCTCTGTCAAGCAGGTGTAGACAGATAAGAGAGTTGGAATAACTGCATATGACacttgaatgaaatgaagctttcatttatttaacattcaataaatacttgttgaagaTTGACTGCATGCTAGGGTTAACTTTAGGAGAAATTGTAGTACCAACCCTCGTAAGTTGAGAAACAGCAATGATTTTTAGGATTATTTGCCATTTGGGATATTACTGATAAGCTCTCCATTTTAGGCATACAGAGGACTGACTATATATAGTCAGGCTGATATGAGGCTGGttgttggatttttgttttaaactcaaTGCTCTCAAGTCTCTCTCCAGACCCCCGCATTTAGGTTGAACTGATGATGTGGTTTCTTTAGCACAGAAAGTCAGGAAATTGCCTTGCTAAGTTCCCACAGTCAAGTTGGCTGTCCCTTTGTGAGGGCCATTGCTCTGGGCTCTTTCTGACGCTATCCCTGGTAGGTCCCAGAGGCAATGGTATACAAATGCTATATTGGTCACTGTGAAGTTATAGGAAAAGGTGAAGCCTACATATCAAGTGCTATagaattccatttatttaggtccttcctggaggaggagtcTTGGCTGAGTCTAGAGGGGAGGCAGTTCCTTCCCACTTGATTGTGTTGTTGGCTGAATAATCTGTAATATGGCCAATGTTGTGTGAGAAGCTATGGTAGCCTCTATTGTGAAGGAGAGGTGGGAGAGCCACTTCTTTTCCCCAGTGGGAAACCTCATACCTCATCCTGAATTTCCTGACTTGGGAGGGGGGAAGGGCCTTGTTGGACCTTGTTGAGACGATGTGCTTATTTTTCCCGTAAGAAACCTCGTTTAGCCTTTGTTTTAATGCCCTAGGTCTCTCATGGCCCAACCGTGGGCGGGGAGCTCTGTGAGTAGGAAATGAGAAACTGACTCATGGGGGCTGGGGCCTCAGTGCCATGTATCAGATCACAGTGCCATAGGGTTTGGGGTTTAGGAGAGGGAATTTGCGGAGGCCTTTGGGGGGCTGATCAGAACCTGCTGGGGTAGTCTAAGGTGAGGTTGTGGGATACAGAGGAAGCAAGTGAGAGAGGACATGCTTCATTTGGGCTGTGCCGGTgcctccagctgcttctcctgACAGGAAGGAGACACAGAAGGTAGCTCTATATGTAAAGTGCTCTGGCACAAGTGGAGGTGCTCCCTAGATGACTGCAATTATTCAGTACCTTTGGGGCTTTGAGGCTGTTAGGGCTCTTGCATCTTTGGTGAGGATCATGCCTGCGGTTTCCTGGCACCCCGAGTCACTAAGGACGGTGGGATGAATGCAGCTGAGAACAAGGCCTGGAAGTCAAGTGGCCTTGTCCTCACTCTGGTGGCAGCTCTCCCTCCAGTAACCCCCTTCCCAATGCCCAAGGCAGTTAATTCTGGCAGAAACAGAAAGGAAGCTAGGGGTCTTCATCTCCATCCCACCTCCCAGGAGATGGTACTGCTTTAGTGGGAACAGGGTGGGGGCCAGGAAAAGGTGGCTTCGGAGGAAAGGCTATGCTGACCCCAAATCTCCCCCTCTTAGACTCTGGACAGCTCCTTAGTGCAGGCCCTTCTTCACAGGGGTGAAGGTCTTGAAGGGTCCTGTGAAAATGAACAGTTATTGGATGAGGGAAATAGTTATTCCCCCTGCACCTCTTGGACCCCAGCAAAGCCTGTGGCCATGGGAACCTGAGCCTTGTTCTGAGGAGAGCTGGTTAGAGGGAAGGGCAGAGCCAGCTAGGGCTTCAGACTGGAGCTTTAAGTCAGCAGAGTCAAGGACACTGAACATTTAAGGGAAGAGAAAGATGGACCTGAAGAGACAGTTAGGGACACTTTGTTGAGTCCAGCCTTGAAGGAGAACGGTCTGGCCCTCCCCACAACCCTCTCTCCATAGAAAAGATAACTGGAGACAGTAATTTAGTTCTACCCATGTTTATTGCTAACAGCTGGTCTCCTTCCACCCTCTCATATTTACACCCAACCCCTTCCCCAAAGCTAGCTTTTACCAAAGTTCCTGGTAGGAGGTCAAGAAGTGTGTCCACTTAGCCGGCAGTCCTAGATGTAGTGGACGCTGTTTGTCCCCAGGCCAGTTGGGCACCAGGGAAGGGCTACTCTGGGGATTCAGGGCACAGACTTGGTACCAGGGTCAAGGGAGGCCCCCACTCACAGAtactctcctttccttctggggCTCAGTGTACACCAAAACCTTCAGAAAGCAAAGTTGGAGTGGTGGACCCCCAATGTCAAGTTTAGTGCTCTCTTTGCTTGTGAGAACCCACACAAGTGGCCAACTCTGGACCCAGATCTGCAACTGGCTTCTGAGAGGCAATTCTGTCCTTGGAAGCCAGGTTTGACCATCTGCAATCAGCCCTGTGAGAAGTCTCGTTTGAGGGGGCCAGGAATGGAAGGGGAGGGTGCATATCGTGTGAGGTATGGGCATTGTGTTAAGCTGGGGGAAGTTGCAGCTTGTCCTGAGTTACATGGGGAGGAATAAAGTGGGTGGGTAGGAGGAACCATTTCATCTGAAAGCTTGAGGCCCCTCTGGTCCCCTTGACAAACCCCACTGGTGTCCCAGGCCACAGGTAACAGGAGAATAGACATTTAATGTCACAGAATGTCAGAGCAGGCAAGGCCTTCGGTGATCATCCATTCTAACCCCAACCAGTCCTAAGCCTAGAAAGAGGAAGCCACTTGGTTCAAGTCTCATAGGATTTAGTGGCCAAATCTCTAAGAAAGCTAAGGAGAAGGAAAGTGGGAATGGTACTTGTGGATTTCTTCAGGCCTTATTTAGGGGAACTGGATTTACCCATGGTCACTTTGGGTTCTTCTAAATGGCCAGCTTCCCTAGGGTTTTTAGACTGACCTGAAACATTGACTTGGCCCCCTTTTCAGGAGCAGTGCAACAGGGGTAGGTGGTGTGGGGGTGAGGAGGATTTGGAGGCCTTGGCGGTGAGGGACATGGGCAGGGTCTCCCAGTGCCCCGCTTGCTGTGGCCATGGCTATGGCGGGGGAGCAGTTGGTGCCAAGAGGGACTGCGCTGTCAGTCGCTGGTGGAGGGTGGGGCTCAGGCAGGTGGGATGTGCCCTTGGGCGACTCCCCAACCACTCCAGCTGAGCCTGGAACCTGTAGGACCCTGGCCTGGCCTCTGCCTAAGTGTCCCTGGGGAAGCAGGGCCAGGCTCAGTGCCAGTCCTCAGGGCCTGGGCCACCACGGGAGGCTGAGCCCACTCCTGCAGCCTTTGCAGCTGGGGCCCAGCCTTGGGTTATTGCCACCGCCACCTCAAGGTGCCCCGGCCAGGGAGAGGCCCTGCAGCTGCTCCTCAGtgcctgccagctctgcctcATCGCGCCCGCTCTCCGAGCCCTCAAAGCAGCCTGAGTCGCGCGGGATGTCCACCTTGGGTTCCGACACTGTGTGTGCCACTGGCTCCTGGCTGCTCTCGGCGCCTTCTTCTGCCTCCTCGCTGCCAGCTGCCAGGgatgagagagggagacagaatatgggggtggggggagggaccTTGGGAAATGCACCATAGGCGGTCTCTCCCtctgggcacctgccaccaccctgcCCCTCTCCTCACTCCTTCCAGCTTAGAAGCCGGTAGTTGTTGTTTCCAGGCCAGCTCCGCAGTCCAGGAGCTCACACTTCTTTAGCACTAAGCTGGAGCCAGGCAGTGggcttgaatcctggctctgttatTACTCGGCTTTGAGGCCTCAAGTAAGGCTTTGCGTTTTTTGGCCTTAAGGGTCCCCTTTGATCCAAAGTGGGTTGGGCCCAATCATCCCTACAACTCCTTTGTCCCATACACTTTCCCTGAAATCCTAATTCAAAGTGGAAAGTACCTTTCCACTGCAGAGCGGTCCTAGGGCACAGCGTGGAcagagggcagggccagggcaagCCTCCCATCCCTGGAATGCTGGCGGGCACACACCCTCGCCAGGCCGCTCCTAAAGCCACTCACTATCATAGTCCAGCAGCAGCTCGGCGGCCGTGAGCAGCTTGGCCCGGTGCTGCGGGTCCATGATGTTCAGCTCATTGAGGTGTGTTTCTCGCAGCTCTTTGAAGTCCTCTAGTGTCTGGTAGCCATTGAGCAGGAGGGTGGACGTGTGCTCCTGTGGGCAGAGGCAGGCCACCGGCACAGCTGCTTACCAGCCACCCCTGCCTAGATCCTCCCCAAATAACTGTCATTTCCTGGTCCCCATCCCTGGGTCAATTGTGTCTCCCTGATACTAGATACTAGTGAGGTCCAAGCTCAAACCTCCAGGCCGATGCGCTCCAGCAGCTCATGCAGGGTCTTAGGCTTGGGCCTCTTGCCCTTGCTCTGTCGGCGGCTGGGTCGGGCATGCCCCACGGCCTCCTCGGGCAGCACATCCACATAGATGAATTTGAAAGAGCCCACCTTGCCATTGAGTAGGCCCAGCCACGTGCCCACAGGTGGCTTTTCAATGATCTGGATCACATCTCCTTTCTgttgggggagaggagaggagaagggagcaagggagagaggagatggggtcttggcCTCCGCTGACACTCTCATAGTCTGGTTCAGTCCAGCTTCCTTTTTGGGCGCAGCCTGCCAGGCTCCAGAGAAGCCCGGATGCTGACCTTACCTGCAGTTTCAGCGAGTCGTGGTCATAGGGGCTGGGAGTGAAGTCGGTGTGGACTCGTGCTCGGCCACAGAAGGGCCCTGTGTACTGGGGGGCAGGTGGTTCCTCCCCGAAGCTGCCAGAACCTGGGCTGGGGCTGCAGAGCTCACTGCCTGCAGGagatggggcagggaggaggctcACCTTTGTCCTAGGACAGCTGAGACAGTGCCTAGCAGGTGCCTTCCAGGGGGTCTGCCTGGAAATCCCAAAGGTATACACTGGGAAGGCAGCTGGGCTCTGGCAAGCTTTACACTGCAGAAGGGATTCTGAGCCACCCCCTTGGCTACCCACCAGGAGCATGGCTTCACCTCTGGGCCCTTGGACATGAAAAGAATTGGCAACAGGAGGAGAAATGGCTCACTGACCACAGAATGGGCAAATTAGGAGAGCCTCTAGAGACCAACTGGGCCAACACCCCAGTGAACAGACGAGGAAATCTGAGGTCACACAGACCAAGTGAACTGCTCAAGGCTTCTCATTTTGTAATTGGCAGCACTGAGTCCATTAGACTCCATgttccctgcctcccactccaATGCTCCCTGCACCTAGGAAGTTACCCCCTGCATTCATATTTGACTTTCCTTGCTTAATAACTCAATGTTTAGTTACAATGTCACATAGAAACTCAGTTGGGCTCCTTCTCCCTGGGAAGGACAGAATAGTGGGCATTTTGAATGATTTTCAGTGGGGGGCAGGGAAGTGTCTGTGGAgccagagaaagcaggaaactTGGAGTGGACCTGAGGGGCAAGAAAGGCAGTGCTGAATGGGGCTACAGAACCCAAAGCCCCTGCCTGGAGGAGTTCCCTGCTGGCACCTCTTGTCCTGCCCCATGGACTTCTAGAAGATGCCAGGTGATGCCCTGAGCCCAGCAACTATGGTCTAGGGTCAAGAGGCTGACTCTTCACAGCTGGAGACCTCATAcgcccaccccagcctggggcatcagaggcccagagagctgTAGCCTCTAGCTCCCCTTGGAAGGGTGGGGACAGGCTGGTCCAAGAGGGTGACTGAGAGTCTTCCTCTGCCCGTGGGCCTCTCCAGGGCCTGGGGATAGCAAGTGGAAGTTCCTCTATGGTACATCTGAGTTCAAGACTGggtcaccttgggcaagtcacttaacctccctAAGATTCCGTTTCCACATCAATAAAGCAAAGATAACAGTACTGGCTCCATGAGGTTGTTGAGAAGATTTAATATGAAGAGGGCTGAGAATGTTCCCAGCAGGCAAAGAGTAAGCATTCATTTCTGTTAGCCCCTTCCCAGACAGAGTGCCACCAGCACGGCTGTAACCCAGTCCTTTCCTCCAGATTCGGCAGGTGTCCCCCGCGTCCCCTACTCACCTGTTGATGCCTGGCGGCTGAGCACCGGAAGTTCACACTCCTCTTGCTCAGAAAAGGCCAGTGCCATCTTCTCAGGGCCAGGGCTGTCCAGGCTGTAGTCTGGAGATGTCGGGGAGGCAGAGCCCTCCTCCAGAGTGTCTCCCTGCAGGGAGGGTAGGCGGGAA
It includes:
- the SASH3 gene encoding SAM and SH3 domain-containing protein 3, coding for MLRRKPSNASEKEPTQKKKLSLQRSSSFKDFAKSKPSSPVVSEKEFNLDDNIPEDDSGVPTPEDAGKSGKKLGKKWRAVISRTMNRKMGKMMVKALSEEMGDTLEEGSASPTSPDYSLDSPGPEKMALAFSEQEECELPVLSRQASTGSELCSPSPGSGSFGEEPPAPQYTGPFCGRARVHTDFTPSPYDHDSLKLQKGDVIQIIEKPPVGTWLGLLNGKVGSFKFIYVDVLPEEAVGHARPSRRQSKGKRPKPKTLHELLERIGLEEHTSTLLLNGYQTLEDFKELRETHLNELNIMDPQHRAKLLTAAELLLDYDTGSEEAEEGAESSQEPVAHTVSEPKVDIPRDSGCFEGSESGRDEAELAGTEEQLQGLSLAGAP